The region GTACGGACTTGACTCCGGACCAGTGATGGGCAATTCTCTTTGTAGGCGGACTGTTTCAAATATGAAACTCTGTGTTTCACATGTACAGCGATAAGATTGATATATGAAAGATATTAAATACGCATGTGAACATGCTACTTCGATCGAAGcttattaaatattaaatcaCAAAAGTTACGCGAAATAAgccaataaacaaacaagggTATTCTTACTGGATTGAGGCTTCTTTGTTATCCTTTGAATAACAACAAATCACCAGAAATCTTTCTGACATTTTTATTACCGTCTTATTGACTTTCCCGTTTTACCCATAGCGCACCGTGTACATGTACGTACTTCCTACTTTTGCTTGATCCCTCTTCATGGGAACGTGAGCTTTCCCGTTTCGGCTCAAACGAATAGAGTTCAAGGTCGGCCCTTGCTAAATGTCACAATTGAGCTAACTATCACGCAAAAAAGTAACCAGCGAATCTCTCCAAAATATACATTTGTCGGATCACTTAAAATTCCTACTGAAAGCAATGTATCAGTTGTGCGCCATGAGGTCAGAACGACCCTGCAGGCATTCCTTTTTTGGAATTGACCAGAAGAAAAAGCGCACAAAATGGCAGACCTTCAAATAGGAAAAACAACCACGAATTTCGGGCAAATTCAAGGCCTTTTCGGAAGAATGAAGACTCTTCCTGGTTTTTTTATCACAAGTAGATGATATTTCGAAATAATCAGCCGTAGGAAAATAGTTGGCTTTTTACCTTCAGTTCTCCTTTAAACAGACGTTGACAAGTTTTCTTGAATTGTTGTTTATCAAGGAGTAGTGTTTCTCAACTAGTAAGTTTGACAGCAAAGCACAAACCAGCTAGAATAAACAGAGCATTTTTATTCTATTTCcatatttacaaattatataGACTTCATTATATAAGTTGCATTTATGACCTCGCTTCTACTAATAGCTTCGTCTGTTACTGCTAACGTTTCATGGTGTCGGAATTTTAAATTCCATTTGTGCCAGAAACTTGCCGGAAGTACGTTTTTAAACTTAGACAACCACAATTAAGAGCTAAAGCGTGAGACATGTCACCCGCAATATATGGCCATTATGGAATAAATGCCAAAAGTAGAACCTTGAGTGTATATGTGTACATATTGAAGCGGAATATTCTTTACTGATAAATGGCTTGAAAAGCGAGTTGCCACACATTACACCAGCCCTCTGGTGTGCCCTTCACCTTACCATATCACCCGGGCAAGTATTAGGCAACCATGGCAGCTATTTAGGCCACTTTGGCCCTTATTAGCTTGGTACAGCCGATACCTTTACAATTTGGTTGATGTTGAACTctcttaaaaagaaacgtgtGCAGAAGTCACTTTAAAACCTTTGTAAGTGATCCagttgagaaaaagaaaatcacaaaCCAGTCAAAATGAAACTGCAAAGTCATGCCTGAATATTTTGATGCAATGCATTGGCATAGTGCGGCCTTTATGATGAAGAAATGGTTACATCTTTTCCTAGTTGGTGTCAGGTGTAACAGCTTGTGTCAGTATCAGCAAGTCCCTACGCTCTAAAGTAGTTAgtgaccttcagattggagttcgaggacgactacgagaaCGACCTATAAGTTCTAAGCATGCGCACTTCGGAAGTTTTCGCCCTCCAAACTTAAAGTACGTGCTCAGAACGGAAAACCGttctcgtagtcgtcctcgtgctccaatctgaaggtcgctattaaAATGAAGACGAGTACGAGTTTGCATGGTCGCCAGGGGTTTGGTAATTTGTTCTTTCGGCCTCGTCTTCGTGCTCAagtaatttgtttctttagatTGAAAACAGCCAGTTTCACTTTTTTTACCCTGTTATTTTATTCTTGTGTCAAGGGAGAAAAAAATCGCTATACGACTGCAACAATGCTGTGTATGGATGACACACTTCACAAAGAAGACGTCTTGATGATTTTTGGTAAGTTGGAAGTACAAAACTCTCATTTGTAAATCTCGTTCTCGGGAAGATGACTTTCCTGGTTCAATACTTTTGCCAGCCAGGATCACAGACTCGGGAATGTAATGCCCCTGGTCCAACGGATCCCAAAAGCATTTAAAGCTAGGACACTCCTTCAAAGAATGTGCTTTTCATTTAGTTTAGAGACTactttaaataagaaaatggcttGAACcaaggagtaacataccttgattgaaagtgatcatctgggtgattggagtcctgagaaggactgttgtttgcgactgacgtttcgacaaccagtgcggaagccatcttcagagtcaagtgctagttttagtcagttgaaaattcaaaaaccctggcgGGCGATTTGATTGATCAATAGATAGAGGAGCCGTTGTGAAACGTGTGATGTAATTTAGCTGTGAAGACTTGTGCGGAGATTAGGTAAGTAGATCAGTTGCAAGATGAATAATATACAATGTGTtgctgtttcctgttgagtaatcGTTTGTAAAGCGCGGGAAGAGGTGGTCAACGATTGAGGGCAGTTTGTTataagttagtaaaccagaTTTCGAGTGTGAATGATGGTAGTGGATACTGTAGGTAATGCTCGTAACAGAGTCCCAATCGATAGTGTGGCTTGTTTTTTAAAtagtgttcggcgatgttgttgttgaggtCATCCTTTTTAGTagttcatttgttttctccgcacacgtcttcacagccaatcacatcacgcgtttaccaacggctactctatataatgaccaatcaaatcgctcaccagggttcttgaattttcaactgactaaacCTGGGACTTCACTCTGAAGATAGCTTCTGCAAAGGTTGACCAAACGTCAGTCACCAACAGCAGttcttctcaggactccaatcacccagatgatcactTTCAATCAAGGTAGACTActttaaaggggctaggtcacgcaattttaggcaatttcagcattgatcaagtggtcatagaattaactgaaataacaaaataatggctcaaaactatagaagaactcaaacaaaacacaggaaagctaagaagggacaaggatggacaaaactggggaggattgaaatggattgcatttgggtaaatCTGAAAAACGTTGGcccacctttttcaaatttatatcagtttatatcaaaatgtcatttaaacagctggaaaatcattctcagttgttatgtggccgtgattctgaaaatgaaaggctcttgctctgccaatttgacgtttagagctcataaataacaaaataaaacaaaatgacctgaaacagcgtgacctagccccctTAAGTTAAGATTCGAAATAAAGCTGTGTACAGTACGTATGCATGTCCCTTTTTTGTAAGTTGGGCGGCCTGAATATTTTGCATTCTTGCTACACGTAAGACATTTGTGATTCAGTGCTAAGCGTGCTACAAAGTCTTGTATACGGTGGTCTATCTGTGTGCTCATAACAAATGGTTTGATCGTCACTTGGGGTGGCACTGTTGAACAACTCGAGTATCCTTTGCTTCCAAAAGGGCCTTTCCAAATAACTATTGTAATCGATAAAACTCTTCGTGATCAGCTCAGAAGGCAACCTGGCCGGATCGACGTCATCAATTCTTATGACTACTAAGCTGTTGTCCCTCCTTTCTACCATTCGATGAATCGCAAGCTTCATCTCGAATTCGGCGAACTCGCTTGTCAAGAAATTGTTGGAAAACAAGATCACGACTTTGTAACTGTTGTTAACGCTGTACGCCATGTTTTCGACGAATGGTTTACCGGGAGCAAAGTCTCTGAAATGTACGCAACACTTAAGTTGAAGCTCTGTCTCTAGAAAGTAAAGCACTTTTTCCATGAGTTTCGCGTCCGAGAAGCTGAATACAATGAAGGCAGCGTACTGGAAATCTGGGAACAACAATTAACGGCAATTTAGAAGTGAAGCAATGAGCAGAGGACATTTATTACTTTGTAGTAGCTGGTGACTAATGGCAACTTGGTAAACTCTGAAAGGTCCGGCGCCAGGTGTATCACAGCAATGAGGCCGATATAACCCTGGCTTATTTTCCAGACCTGCCTTTAGAGATGGGTTCAGTTCATTATTGGTTCATCCTTTTTGCTTCGCTGGAAACTCAGGACTCTCTGCATGCTTTCCCCGCTATTTCCcatgatttttttctaatttcttAATTCGGAAGGACCACCTCATTTTGTAGAAATCCACTGCTAAGTACAAAGTAACTCGATATAACCGATGCACGATATCTGTTTATCTGTAGCATTTCAACGGCTTCATACAAGTGACGACTATATTCAATTGCAACTGAGATTTCCATTGCCCCATACTAACtcaactttttaaaaaacaagcTAACTTAATGCAACCAATGCTTTCTGAATAACAGTAATGAGGTATAGTTTTAAAACCAGTAACAACAATACTAATAAGCTCCAAACTTTCACGGGCTTTTTAAACTGATCGTCCATCCTTCCAGTTGTTCCTGAAATCTGGTAatgaatattttcaaactaacGCGTTTTGGACTGCTGGCCGGGGAAACGATACCGAGTTTTGGCAACTTAAACCAACTCTGCTTGAGACGTTTGAATACAATGGAGATCAAGAGTCGAAAGCAATGACACAGGGAAACATAATACTCAACCTTCTGGGCGATCGATCTTTGGCTTCCGGCGGCATCTGACGATTATCCAAAGAGAGAGAGCCAAGCCTGCAAGGGCCCCAAAGGATATTGCCACAATTTTCACAACAGCTGTGGGCAGAAGAACGATATTGGTTCATGCTTTGATAACTCAAACCGTGAGTCAACAACGTCGAGTTTAAATGAAAGAATAAAGTAAAGTGATGCGCCAGTCACAGCTGTTGAAAACCAGCCAATTAAAGTAGAACATCGTGCTTCATAAGGTGACGCGGAGTAAGTCGACCTCATCGCCTGAAGGAGACTTGTAGAAATCAGACGTCGAAACATTGCAATCCAGATCAAGCGACGACAGCGTGAGACAAACGATAATtctttaatattattgattcACCATGATGAATAACCAAAATCTTTCTGCGAAAGTAAAATGATATACCTGGATGGAATGTGACTTGTTTCGTAGTTGTGTGGAGGACATAAGCTCATGAAGACCGTTTTTTCTCTCCTTATCTCCAGACCGCTCATAGTAATcagtttaattccaggatagtaaGTACACATTTTTCGAGCCGAACTGAATTACTAAGAACAACCGAGAAAAGGCGACGATACATTTTTAGACGAAGACCTCGCTGTCGTTGGCGTTTTAATTGCTTACATGATTCCTGTTTGTTTTAATCTGTGCTATATCGACTTGCTATGGACTTCTTATGttaccaaagaaaataataacaacaaatcgATGTTAAAGAAACACACGTTTTCGCATTCGTAGACGTTACTACATTCACGTTTCCTGTTTGTTTTAATCTGCGCTGTATCGACTTGTTATGGACTTATTACCTTACTGGAGTTAATAACAAATCGATGATTAAGAAACACACCTGTTGTTGGACGGGAAGATGGACGGGAAGATGGACGAGATGTGGATGCTAAAGCGGAGAAAAAAGATTGAGATAACTTAACGTCTCTTCATGGGAATTTCGATTTTCCACAATGCAAAAGGACGGTTAAATACTACCAAGAAACACACCTGTTGTAGAACGGGAAGTTGGCGGAGATGCAGATgctaaagagaaaaaagattgCGATAACTTATATGCCCATTCATGCATGTGGATAATTTCGATCATAAAACAATCCGAAAGGACAGTTAAAATACTGTCAAGAAACACACCTGTTGTAGGACGGGAAGTTGGAGGAGATGCAGAttctaaagagaaaaaaaagattgagatAACTTAACCTCCCTTCATGTGGATTTGATTTTCAACGATCCGAGAGGACTGTTAAAATACTATCAAGCAAAACATATAGCACTGGGATTTTGCAGTTAAAAAGGAAGTCCAAAAACACTGAATcaacttgtatttttttttaagatttaaaAGCTGGACTCGTCGTTCGATTCTTTTTTCCCTGGTTTCAGTTGACTTCCTATTGAAAGCAAACCAAAAAGCATATTGGATAATTTAGTGGAAGCTAGATCGTCGTTTAAGATGGTGGAGAGCGGTTCAAGGTGTGGATAAATAGGGAAAGGACACATTTGACATTGCTGCGTCAGGAAACCCAGTTGGACGATGGATTATGGGATAAAACAGTTTCTCAgtgaaatttggtatcaaacaagttggtCAAATTTCCGACGTGAATCGAAGAGATAACgaggctgacgtttcgagttttagtccttcgtcgtcacttgccgattagattacgaagatgacgtttccaGTGTTCGCCCTTTGTTGGAGCACTTTCCGATTacattacgaagatgacgtttcgagcgttaaccctCCGTCAGAGCGAAGATTTTCTCATTGTGTCTCATTGATCATGAGATGGTACAAAGAAGCATCATGAAAACTCCTGTTTTAAAATGTCGGCTTAGTTTTTGGAGCGCGTGCAACCTTTCAAGATGGAGTCAGTGATTCACACTCGGTAAAACTCGaaatttcagcaatttcaAAGGCTTCTTAAGAACGTATTTTGTTGACCTTGACGATTTCTTGGTTAGTGTATTGCGACAAACCTGAGGATGATGACGTTGGTGGGTAAAAAGTTGTCAAGCCCTCTTGCTTCCTCTTTCGACTTGGAAATGCAGTTACCTGGAATTACATGATAAAAGTTGTACCACTATGGAGCTAATCACAAAGTCAGTTTCTTAGTGCAGCCTCGCTGTCTTAGAAGGGAGGCAtttaagaagaaattgaataaCGTCAAGCAAGTTATTCACGTAACTCCATTCGAGAGTCAGTTGTTCAGAGGTCACGGATAAGAATCCAAGTTTAATACTTCGAGAACCTTGAAGTTCTGATACAAGTTAATCGGTTCAACGTTTTCGTTGAACTCGACAAAAATCGGGTTCAAACGGGAATGCATCACACAGAGCAACAGCGCGCTACCGGAAACGACCTTACACTCAGCTTGCTCCTCTCTTTCCCCCTTCCATGCCCCGAAACCaaaagcgaaaaagaaaacaaaacacacacacacgaaaaaaacaaacaaaacaaacaaaaaaagaaaggcatAGGGATCAATATCATTCATTCACTCGAGAAATGAGTGGGCTTCGTTTTGTTGCtgcaaaatgaattgaatcTAGAACCATTCAAGGTTCGCGTGCAGCATGATTCTTCTATTTTGGCGGTGGTAGCGGGGTAACAAGCAATAAATAACggattaaaatacaaaatgaataGTGAATATTTAGCGTTCGAACATTCGTGATAAAAAATTTTACGCTTTTCGTTTAAGAATAAAGACTGAATATAAATGCGCCAGACTTCtaaactaaaaaattaatatcgaacaaaatttcaataatgaataatgaatcaatcaataatgaataatgaataattaataatcaataatgaataatgaataactcgGAAAAATGGAAGGAACAATGAATAATTGAGATCCAATTATTCCTCTTCCTCCCTCGATTCTATCTTTAGCCAGTGGCATAAAATGATGGTAAAAATAACTTCTTTAGTTGATACAATGGCAACGGCCGCGATAAGTACAAATGGACACTCCTAGTTATTGGCTCCTGGTATTTCATACTTTTTCACTGACTTACGTTGAGAAATAGCGCATGTGGATATTCCCAGACATCAGAGGAATCGACAATGACGAATGTCTGAttctaaaagcaaagaaaggcATATATTTGAGGTGAGGGACAGGTGCTGGGAACGAGGCTTGAAGGAGATGGACGTGCGATGAAATGCGGTGTGTTCGaagaagacaagaaaaatttttattgaacATAAGTCTTGGACCTGTATTCAGTGCGCTTGGCATGATTTGCTACCGGGTTTTCACTCCCCTGAGCTACGGTGGGGAAACGAAAGTTTGTTTCTTCAAGCGCGCGTCCGATTGACCCTATTCTGGAATACGAATAAACGGAATAGcctttaaattttcttttggagtTAAATGAAGGACGATTTCTCAACAAAATGTTGTTGCAAAACGATGatgcaaattttcatttgtattCCGATAACATCAAAATCTTAGCAAACGTGGTTTTTAGATGTAAACCTTCGCcttcttattccggaataatgCCAATCGAACGCACCCCAAGCGTGCGCAGAAGGGACGATGGCCATCAGTTATTAATTTAATATCACCCTCAAACAATACACCCAGCGGTGTCACATTGAAAGCCGGCATGTTGTtatttcacttgataatgGCAAATATTGGCATTGTACTGGCGAATAGCGAAAGCAGTTCAGGAGACATTATTTATCGACACAAAAGGTTCCAAAGATTGCTACACTTTCTCCAAAGCGCAAAATCTAAGTTAACCAAGTCAAGTGGAAAGATATGGAAAGACGGTGCCCAGGGTAGAGTGTTATCCTATCATGCTATAAAGCTTTCATTCGTTTGAGCGCATTATCTGCTTAGCAACGGGTGAAGGACCTTCACAATCAATATTTTGCAATGGCGACTGGAgagaagtttcttttttcgagCAACTATATCTACTTTTAACAAGTGTTTGAGAAGTGTTGACCATGACTTGTATGAAATAGCAACTTTGATTCATTTTACCGTCAATAATcgtatttgttattttacctTGGCAACTTTGAAACATTCAAGCTTTCTCGAGAAAATGGTTACCAAATATCCCTTCCAGCTGACCGTTGGATCTAAATTAAAGAACAGTAGGAGTCCATAATCGAGACCCTTTCAGTCATTCATCGTTTGAGTCAACTTTTTTCCAAGTAGACGTATTTTtagaagttcttttttttctcatagcTTCGAATTTCGGCGAGATAACGTGAGGAATCCAGTGTCAAAGCTCTTCTCTAATTGACTATTTGACTCCTATTGCGTTAGAGGTCCCTTGATAGTCGCTCTAAAAATAGATCCACGTGGGAAAAGGTTGGCTACAACCCCAAGTATGGGAGATGAAGGCTTTTATTTATGGAAAACACTgtcaataacaacaataacgaCAACAATGAAAGAAGGACACAGCAGGCTCAACTATAAATTTCACTAACAATTTCAGTAACAATGACAAGGCAAGCAGAGGAAAGCCGGCTCTCGGAATATTGATTGGTGGAAGCCGCCACGCATTTTGTCCTTTGGCTCTTGAAGGAAGATACCGCAGAACTGCGAAAACCACAGTAAGTGAATggaaatttctagtttctttGCTTGCTAAACATGCTTTGAATGCGTTGAAAGGGTGTCATATGTAGGTAATCTTTATTGATGCACAGTGTTACAAATTCATCAGgcataaaatattataaaaatttaaaaaccttAATTACATTTAAGGGAgttaactgcgaggatcatagcttacttaatTACATAAAAAGGGTTCTAATCAATACagtatattaaaattattcaatCAAGTATATACAAGAAAGAGAAGCCTGTTTTCCATGAATGCCGTGACTTACTTGGTTATAATAACTGTGCGAAAGGGACTTAAAATTGCGTAGGGAATTTGCTTGCCTTGTGAACTTTGCACAAAGCGCCTCTGGTTGGCGGGTGAGGCGTCACGGACGGGCAGTAAGCAGTAACAAATGACAGCAAATGGTATAGGTTCTTGTAGAGAAGCGCGAAAGTCAGCCATTGAAGCGATAAGGAAGAGAAAGTGGAAGGTCGGGATCATGGCGCAAATTAGTAAAGCCTAATGGGTAATGGTGCGGTATTTTTAATACGAATGCGATCAGTTAATGATAACAGTGAGGAATAGAAAGTTGTGTTAGAAACCAACcgaaaaacttgatgaagatttTGGTAGGAGACACGATCAATTTAATCACCTGTCAACTTAAATCTTAAGCCAAGAATTCATTAAttgagggtggcaaaggggggatcgtgatcccgtttcacgcacaaattttaacaaaactcacgcgtcacgttttgaatcagtcattgtcggagaaacctcaaggaaacgaaattttcacgaccaaacacaaataattcacgaatcacgcatacctcatgaaataaatcacgcgtcacatgcgttcaggtattcacgaatcacgtttctttttaagtaactttcacgcgtcacgttcaagttttagcccttatcacgcgtcacgcagaaaccctttgccaccctcttAATTATGAGCTGGTGAATCCCAGGAACGCGACTCCCGACAAAACCGTGAACAAAGCACTATTGCATCATCATGATTATTATCGTCACCGGCATCAACATCTTCAGCTTACCTGCTAATGGCGTCCACGAAATATTAACGTACCAGTCTTTCGTTTCTCTTTGTAAGAAATGTACATGAACTTTCTCTGGGTACCACAGGAGGTCACTATATTCTCGACGGGAGCATGCTgagactaaaaaaaaaaacaaaacaaaacaaatatacaTATGCtaaaaaaacgttttattcctaTTGAAATCGTTCAGTACTCTGTAGCTTTTTCCATATGCGGAAAAAATGCGTTCACCTTCTCTTTCGAGCAGAACAAAATGAACACCGCCTGTGGAGGTCGTGCGGGCATCGCGAGTGGGCAGAAGCCATTGTCGttgctcattaaatatgcagatttgtCACATCCTCGTTGGCATCGCCGTCATCATTGCGTAAGCTTTCCATTATCAAAAATTACACAGCAGCTTCGGCTAAAtaatggccaatcagattggcCGTAATGACCACAACACTTTGATAAGTTGTAACCATGAGAGTTGGATGACCGATTTCTCTTGcgtaatgcaaaattttggttcCTGGCCAAGACTGTTCATTTATCACAAGCAGTATAAAAAAGGGACCATAAGCAACTTCGGCGACAAGAACGTCGCAAAGCTGCATATTTTGACCAATAAAAAAACGGGTGTTTTGCACGCGTTGCACAAGCGTTTTTTCGTTATTTgtacgtgaaatgacctgcttTGCATTGGAGCGGAGGACGTTTACTTGGCACTTGACGACAATCTAATTTTTCTCTTATCTCCAAACCGCTCGTAGttatttaattccaggatagttagtaCACATTGTGCAAGCCAAATGACTTTAAACATgacttgaaaaatgattgtagATAACGCACTGGCTGTCGTTGACTTTGTTATTGCTTAATGTATGTTTCCTGCTTGTTTCCATCTGCCGCGATATATCGACCTTTTGTGGATTTATTATTGTCACTAAAGATAACAACAGCAAGTCGATAAAACACGTGTCTGCGTGGTTAGTATGCGAAGTATCAACTTGTTTTGCGCTTACTATGTCcctaaataaaaacaaatactaTGTTCctaaataacaacaacaccgacaataaagaaacaaacctGATTTAGGAGGGGAAGTTGGAAGAGATGTAGATGCTAAAAAGTAAAGAGATTTAGATAAGTTAAAGTCCCTCCATGCgggttttcattttcaatccGAATGGACGGTTGAAATACTATCAAGTAAAACATAGAGCAGGGTTATGCTGGTACGGTAGTAAGGAAGTCTAAAACCACTGAattacttttgttatttttttctggtaACCTctgccaaagaaaaaaaagaacagaaattCCAGTAAAACAGGTTGTgttgttgaaaacaaagagttgtcgaagggtactcaaaatttaaaatcatttacaaTTCCCAGAATTTTAACCGCAAATGTGAAAGAATGGAAATCATAAAAATGTTAAGGTCTTTCATGCAGTAAATGATAAAACATTCCTTTCCATGAAAATTCTAGACTCAATTGCGCagtcaaaaaaatgaaagtgaaaaaaaagaaaagaactgaaagaggtaaaaaataactTACGGATGGGTGGAGTGAATGGCGTCAGCATTGGTGAAATGTCGTGAGTATATGGAAGAGCACGAATCTTAAGGAAATGAAAAGGATATAGAATTCATATGGTAAACTGAAAATGCTGTCAAGCTAGCTTTCTTTCCTATTGCCGTTTCCATAGTCGCTCAAAAACCTTGAGCACCTTTAATTGTGCACTGGACTTATTTATCTCTCAACTGTAGTTAGGATTTCATTGTGAGCAATTGTggaaacattttatttatctGATCCATGCAGCTTACTGAAATCATCT is a window of Acropora palmata chromosome 11, jaAcrPala1.3, whole genome shotgun sequence DNA encoding:
- the LOC141896621 gene encoding uncharacterized protein LOC141896621 isoform X3; this translates as MNDTQGRWNATLLSVVVQPSPSPWKVRVNCSVHPKNQTFLQLNLSLYHYQYPNSIFVRIRALPYTHDISPMLTPFTPPIPSTSLPTSPPKSVSACSRREYSDLLWYPEKVHVHFLQRETKDWYVNISWTPLADPTVSWKGYLVTIFSRKLECFKVAKNQTFVIVDSSDVWEYPHALFLNVTAFPSRKRKQEGLTTFYPPTSSSSESASPPTSRPTTASASPPTSRSTTASTSRPSSRPSSRPTTAVVKIVAISFGALAGLALSLWIIVRCRRKPKIDRPEDFQYAAFIVFSFSDAKLMEKVLYFLETELQLKCCVHFRDFAPGKPFVENMAYSVNNSYKVVILFSNNFLTSEFAEFEMKLAIHRMVERRDNSLVVIRIDDVDPARLPSELITKSFIDYNSYLERPFWKQRILELFNSATPSDDQTICYEHTDRPPYTRLCSTLSTESQMSYV
- the LOC141896621 gene encoding uncharacterized protein LOC141896621 isoform X2; this encodes MKRWINTQVYAGITRRACHSYTTELPMSTRKGQFVAVVVTFLFVFTSCASLAKSDQHFARKGPKSCLRGCLRRHEHIPGNATRLSLCYHKCLNMKNKGAPQHHRLHSKTVNQRTRKALRIPHNDDCPKSSPSQTVNWSPQQINVSFGKYENSSHWYVNVSWTPMNDTQGRWNATLLSVVVQPSPSPWKVRVNCSVHPKIRALPYTHDISPMLTPFTPPIPSTSLPTSPPKSVSACSRREYSDLLWYPEKVHVHFLQRETKDWYVNISWTPLADPTVSWKGYLVTIFSRKLECFKVAKNQTFVIVDSSDVWEYPHALFLNVTAFPSRKRKQEGLTTFYPPTSSSSESASPPTSRPTTASASPPTSRSTTASTSRPSSRPSSRPTTAVVKIVAISFGALAGLALSLWIIVRCRRKPKIDRPEDFQYAAFIVFSFSDAKLMEKVLYFLETELQLKCCVHFRDFAPGKPFVENMAYSVNNSYKVVILFSNNFLTSEFAEFEMKLAIHRMVERRDNSLVVIRIDDVDPARLPSELITKSFIDYNSYLERPFWKQRILELFNSATPSDDQTICYEHTDRPPYTRLCSTLSTESQMSYV
- the LOC141896621 gene encoding uncharacterized protein LOC141896621 isoform X1 is translated as MKRWINTQVYAGITRRACHSYTTELPMSTRKGQFVAVVVTFLFVFTSCASLAKSDQHFARKGPKSCLRGCLRRHEHIPGNATRLSLCYHKCLNMKNKGAPQHHRLHSKTVNQRTRKALRIPHNDDCPKSSPSQTVNWSPQQINVSFGKYENSSHWYVNVSWTPMNDTQGRWNATLLSVVVQPSPSPWKVRVNCSVHPKNQTFLQLNLSLYHYQYPNSIFVRIRALPYTHDISPMLTPFTPPIPSTSLPTSPPKSVSACSRREYSDLLWYPEKVHVHFLQRETKDWYVNISWTPLADPTVSWKGYLVTIFSRKLECFKVAKNQTFVIVDSSDVWEYPHALFLNVTAFPSRKRKQEGLTTFYPPTSSSSESASPPTSRPTTASASPPTSRSTTASTSRPSSRPSSRPTTAVVKIVAISFGALAGLALSLWIIVRCRRKPKIDRPEDFQYAAFIVFSFSDAKLMEKVLYFLETELQLKCCVHFRDFAPGKPFVENMAYSVNNSYKVVILFSNNFLTSEFAEFEMKLAIHRMVERRDNSLVVIRIDDVDPARLPSELITKSFIDYNSYLERPFWKQRILELFNSATPSDDQTICYEHTDRPPYTRLCSTLSTESQMSYV